The proteins below are encoded in one region of Triticum aestivum cultivar Chinese Spring chromosome 1B, IWGSC CS RefSeq v2.1, whole genome shotgun sequence:
- the LOC123119513 gene encoding rubisco accumulation factor 1, chloroplastic, which yields MLSVSHPHPAASTGPRHRKPLSTAHHRRRRCTYTIAALILPGGGGPRGSPPNGGKLILPGSGGGGGRGGGGGGGMLPRTPPPTAPPGQLYQPFHPPPNPLPENYRNLDLTERLAVLRDRMGRWYEYAPLISSLSREGFTPASIEEATGMSGVEQNRLVVASQVRDSLISDDFPDDLLHYFDSYGGPDLLYELRFLNARQRIVATKHTIERRLESKGVRELARSMKDFPQRRGDEGWDAFDRHSAGDCLAYARFRLSREAIANEDRIPELERSLDVVETESARARVELEIEKAIKKAAGEEVEELEAEVDARPAVPVVRLMYGEISEASIVLLLPVVKETDGVKAVDLAPRRSQTDADLGIVEVDKGWARWAVLPGWAPVMAVADEAVVIELADGRVMPWRSAENERVLVVADRKRKEVVDEGIYVLEKGGKLVVERGKKLLEEGISQAAAEVVTVVRPPKDEEDIIVGDEWD from the coding sequence ATGCTCTCCGTCTCCCACCCCCACCCGGCGGCCTCTACCGGCCCGCGCCACCGCAAGCCCCTCTCCACcgcccaccaccgccgccgtcgatgcACCTACACCATCGCCGCACTCATCCTCCCCGGAGGCGGTGGGCCCCGGGGCAGCCCCCCGAACGGCGGCAAGCTCATCCTCCCtggcagcggcggaggcggcggccgcggcggtggcggtggcggtggaatGCTCCCCCGCACCCCGCCACCGACGGCCCCGCCGGGCCAGCTGTACCAGCCCTTCCACCCGCCGCCTAACCCCCTGCCGGAGAACTACCGCAACCTCGACCTCACTGAGCGCCTCGCCGTGCTCCGCGACCGCATGGGCCGCTGGTACGAGTACGCGCCCCTCATCTCCTCCCTCTCCCGCGAGGGCTTCACCCCGGCCTCCATCGAGGAGGCCACCGGCATGTCCGGCGTCGAGCAAaaccgcctcgtcgtcgcctcccaGGTCCGCGACTCCCTCATCTCCGACGACTTCCCCGACGATCTCCTACACTACTTCGACTCCTACGGCGGGCCCGACCTCCTGTACGAGCTCCGCTTCCTCAACGCCCGCCAGCGCATCGTCGCCACCAAGCACACCATCGAGAGGCGCCTCGAGTCCAAGGGCGTGCGCGAGCTCGCGCGCTCCATGAAGGACTTCCCGCAGCGCCGCGGCGACGAAGGATGGGACGCCTTCGACAGGCACTCCGCCGGCGACTGCCTCGCGTACGCGCGCTTCCGGCTGTCCCGGGAGGCCATCGCCAACGAGGACCGCATCCCCGAGCTCGAGCGCTCGCTCGACGTGGTCGAGACCGAGTCGGCCAGGGCGCGGGTGGAGCTCGAGATTGAGAAGGCCATCAAGAAGGCCGCCGGAGAGGAGGTGGAGGAGCTCGAGGCCGAAGTCGACGCACGGCCCGCGGTGCCGGTGGTGCGGCTCATGTACGGCGAGATCTCTGAGGCGTCCATCGTGCTGCTGCTGCCGGTGGTAAAAGAAACAGACGGCGTCAAGGCCGTGGACCTCGCGCCGAGGAGGAGCCAGACGGACGCGGACCTCGGCATCGTGGAGGTGGACAAGGGGTGGGCGCGCTGGGCCGTGCTGCCGGGCTGGGCCCCCGTCATGGCGGTGGCCGACGAGGCGGTGGTGATCGAGTTGGCGGACGGGCGGGTGATGCCGTGGCGGTCGGCGGAGAACGAGAGAGTGCTGGTGGTGGCCGACCGGAAACGGAAGGAGGTGGTGGACGAGGGGATATACGTGCTGGAGAAGGGAGGGAAGCTGGTGGTGGAGAGGGGCAAGAAGTTGTTGGAGGAAGGCATTAGCCAGGCCGCAGCGGAGGTGGTGACCGTCGTCCGGCCACCCAAAGACGAGGAAGACATCATCGTCGGCGACGAGTGGGACTAA